A region of Paractinoplanes abujensis DNA encodes the following proteins:
- a CDS encoding beta-galactosidase, translated as MSNPRWLRRAGEPRLEYGADYNPEQWPREVWDDDVRAMREAGVTIVSLGIFSWAKLETAEGRYDFGWLDEAIDLLHANGISVDLATATASPPPWLTTKHPSILPVDRQGNVIWPGGRQQWRPTSPIFRTYALRLVRAMAERYKDHPAVVAWHVSNELGCHNVYDYSDDAAAAFRTWLRDRYTTVDALNEAWGTAFWSQWYTDFEQILPPRQAATHPNPGQQLDFKRFSSDALKDYLRLEKAALREITPGIPVTTNFMVMGETKGMDYADWAAEVDFVSNDHYRLPGRQTLDELSFSANLTGNLAGGQPWFLMEHSTSAVNWQPINLAKKPGELARDALTHVAHGADAVCFFQWRQSRAGAEKYHSAMVPHAGTSSQLFRDVTELGATLRSLADVAGVARTPAKAAILFDWTSWWAVEQDSHPSASLRYRQEALDWYTAFLDLGVRADVVPVAADLSRYDVVVAPVLHVVPSALAARLESFVAAGGHLITTYFSGIVDERDHAWLGGYPGALRDLLGIRIEEFGPLLDGDTAELDNGLTGTLWTDRIDVVAADTTVLATYKTGDQAGRAAITRRSAGTGSAAYVSTRLGPDGLAPVLGDLLARAGVTSELPENLRGRVELAVRGDTRFVVNRTEDPVDITALGGPDRTLTARGVAVLRA; from the coding sequence GTGTCAAACCCCCGTTGGCTGCGCCGCGCCGGTGAACCCCGGTTGGAGTACGGCGCGGATTACAACCCCGAGCAGTGGCCCCGCGAGGTCTGGGACGACGACGTGCGCGCCATGCGCGAGGCCGGCGTCACCATCGTCTCGCTCGGCATCTTCTCGTGGGCCAAGCTCGAGACCGCCGAGGGCCGGTACGACTTCGGCTGGCTCGACGAGGCGATCGACCTGTTGCACGCCAACGGGATCTCAGTCGATCTGGCCACGGCGACGGCCTCGCCGCCGCCGTGGCTGACGACCAAGCACCCCTCGATCCTCCCCGTGGACCGGCAGGGCAACGTCATCTGGCCGGGCGGCCGTCAGCAGTGGCGGCCGACCTCGCCGATCTTCCGGACGTACGCGTTGCGGCTGGTCCGGGCCATGGCCGAGCGCTACAAAGACCACCCGGCCGTCGTGGCCTGGCACGTCAGCAACGAGCTGGGGTGCCACAACGTCTACGACTACTCGGACGACGCCGCGGCCGCGTTCCGTACCTGGCTGCGCGACCGCTACACGACCGTCGACGCGCTCAACGAGGCGTGGGGCACCGCGTTCTGGTCGCAGTGGTACACCGACTTCGAGCAGATCCTGCCCCCTCGCCAGGCGGCGACGCACCCCAACCCGGGTCAGCAGCTCGACTTCAAGCGATTCTCGTCCGACGCGCTCAAGGACTACCTGCGCCTGGAGAAAGCGGCGCTGCGCGAGATCACGCCCGGCATCCCGGTCACGACCAACTTCATGGTCATGGGCGAGACCAAGGGCATGGACTACGCGGACTGGGCGGCCGAGGTCGACTTCGTGTCCAACGATCACTACCGCCTGCCCGGCCGGCAGACCCTGGACGAGCTGTCGTTCTCGGCCAACCTGACCGGCAACCTCGCCGGCGGGCAGCCGTGGTTCCTGATGGAGCACTCGACCAGCGCGGTCAACTGGCAGCCGATCAACCTGGCCAAGAAGCCCGGCGAGCTGGCCCGCGACGCGCTCACCCACGTGGCTCACGGCGCCGACGCGGTCTGCTTCTTCCAGTGGCGGCAGTCCCGGGCCGGGGCCGAGAAGTACCACTCGGCGATGGTTCCCCACGCGGGCACGTCCTCGCAGCTGTTCCGCGACGTGACCGAACTGGGCGCGACCCTGCGCTCGCTGGCCGACGTCGCGGGCGTCGCCCGTACGCCGGCGAAAGCGGCCATCCTGTTCGACTGGACCTCGTGGTGGGCGGTCGAGCAGGACTCGCACCCGTCGGCTTCGCTTCGGTACCGGCAGGAGGCGCTGGACTGGTACACGGCGTTCCTCGACCTGGGCGTACGGGCCGATGTCGTGCCCGTCGCGGCCGACCTGTCGCGCTACGACGTCGTGGTCGCGCCGGTGCTGCACGTGGTGCCGTCCGCGCTGGCCGCCCGTCTCGAGTCGTTCGTCGCCGCCGGCGGGCACCTGATCACCACGTACTTCTCGGGGATCGTGGACGAGCGCGACCACGCCTGGCTCGGCGGCTACCCCGGCGCGCTGCGCGACCTGCTCGGCATCCGCATCGAGGAGTTCGGCCCGCTGCTCGACGGCGACACGGCCGAACTCGACAACGGCCTGACCGGCACGCTGTGGACCGACCGGATCGACGTGGTCGCCGCCGACACGACCGTGCTGGCCACCTACAAGACCGGCGACCAGGCGGGCCGGGCCGCCATCACGCGGCGCTCCGCGGGCACCGGCTCGGCGGCGTACGTCTCCACCCGACTCGGCCCCGACGGGCTGGCCCCCGTGCTGGGCGACCTGCTGGCCCGGGCCGGCGTGACCAGCGAACTGCCCGAAAACCTGCGGGGCAGGGTTGAGCTCGCGGTCCGTGGGGACACCCGCTTCGTCGTCAACCGCACCGAGGATCCGGTCGACATCACCGCCCTGGGCGGGCCCGACCGCACTCTCACCGCCAGGGGAGTGGCGGTGCTCCGCGCCTGA